Proteins co-encoded in one Bremerella sp. TYQ1 genomic window:
- a CDS encoding SRPBCC family protein produces the protein MPRFHVDRSIEIAAPPETVYKKVVDFGTWTTWSPWLCAEPDADVTVTDNSNSVGSIYRWSGEVVGAGEIEHKQLVPNQKIEDEIRFLKPFASTSKVAFTFAPSGLGTKVSWIMDGSLPWFMFWMKGMMQGFISMDYDRGLKMLKEWIETGSIQSQTNIQGVQPIGPLTMAGVRRTSSLKDIGGTMQGAMRELSDLLAKHGIPSDGKLMASYHKFHIGKQTCEFTLGRIIPPAEGEAPAPLEQWTCPETKAFCVEHLGDYNHLGNAWSAANQHVRYKKLKQRGCSAFEIYENNPDETPIDQLRTNIYLPLK, from the coding sequence ATGCCGCGCTTCCATGTTGACCGCTCGATTGAAATCGCTGCGCCGCCAGAAACGGTTTACAAAAAAGTCGTCGACTTTGGAACATGGACAACCTGGTCACCTTGGCTGTGTGCCGAACCGGATGCCGATGTGACGGTGACCGACAATTCCAACTCGGTTGGTTCCATTTACCGCTGGAGCGGCGAAGTGGTCGGGGCCGGAGAAATCGAACATAAGCAGCTCGTTCCGAATCAAAAGATCGAAGACGAGATTCGCTTTCTGAAGCCGTTCGCATCTACCTCGAAGGTAGCTTTTACGTTCGCTCCCTCAGGACTCGGAACGAAAGTCTCTTGGATCATGGATGGCTCGCTCCCCTGGTTCATGTTCTGGATGAAGGGCATGATGCAAGGCTTCATCAGCATGGACTACGACCGTGGCCTGAAGATGCTGAAAGAATGGATCGAAACTGGTTCGATCCAAAGCCAAACCAACATCCAAGGGGTGCAACCGATCGGTCCTCTGACGATGGCTGGCGTGCGCCGGACAAGCTCGTTGAAAGATATCGGCGGCACGATGCAAGGAGCGATGAGGGAACTGTCCGATCTGCTGGCCAAGCATGGCATTCCGTCCGATGGCAAGCTGATGGCGTCCTACCACAAGTTCCATATTGGCAAGCAGACATGCGAGTTCACGCTGGGGCGAATCATACCTCCGGCCGAAGGTGAAGCCCCGGCTCCGCTCGAGCAATGGACGTGCCCCGAAACGAAAGCCTTCTGCGTCGAACATCTGGGCGATTACAATCACCTGGGCAATGCGTGGAGCGCGGCCAATCAGCACGTTCGCTACAAGAAACTGAAGCAGCGCGGGTGCAGTGCTTTCGAGATTTACGAGAACAATCCGGACGAGACCCCGATTGATCAATTGCGGACCAACATCTACCTTCCACTAAAGTAA
- a CDS encoding helix-turn-helix transcriptional regulator gives MKQKRDYELCAGRLKALADPDRLRIVERLFDGPKNVSELSEELGEEIVKISHHLGVLRHAEVVQTEKQGRFVIYSLHPEVAAQGKDKMRRIDFGCCSIDLETE, from the coding sequence ATGAAACAAAAACGTGACTACGAACTGTGTGCTGGACGCCTGAAGGCGCTTGCCGATCCTGATCGGCTGCGGATCGTAGAGCGGCTGTTCGATGGGCCCAAGAATGTCAGTGAATTGTCTGAGGAGTTGGGCGAAGAAATCGTCAAGATCTCGCATCACCTCGGCGTTTTGCGGCACGCGGAAGTGGTCCAGACCGAAAAACAGGGCCGATTCGTCATCTACTCGCTGCATCCGGAAGTGGCGGCCCAAGGGAAAGACAAGATGCGACGTATTGATTTCGGCTGCTGTTCGATCGATCTCGAAACCGAATAG